In a genomic window of Paraclostridium bifermentans:
- a CDS encoding FxLYD domain-containing protein, translating to MKVKSIKKISTGIALVSIISLFTVGCGNEVSNTNDSNKETTKNSQKNDFETCNILKFENLGKEKYDEYNDDYENIVVDVKNDSKKDLRDIQVTFGIYDKSGKLIKNEVGQIENTLKPNSVAKVECMVSKLEDNLEIKVDSYSYYINEKDMVEVDLIGMVVQFYETLN from the coding sequence ATGAAAGTTAAGAGTATAAAAAAAATATCTACAGGAATAGCATTAGTGAGTATAATTAGTTTATTTACAGTAGGATGTGGTAATGAAGTTTCAAACACAAATGATTCAAATAAAGAAACAACAAAAAATTCGCAAAAAAATGATTTTGAAACTTGTAATATTTTAAAATTTGAAAATTTAGGGAAAGAGAAATATGATGAATATAATGATGATTATGAAAATATAGTTGTTGATGTTAAGAATGATTCTAAAAAGGATCTAAGAGATATACAAGTAACATTTGGAATATATGATAAAAGTGGAAAACTTATAAAGAACGAAGTTGGACAAATTGAAAATACATTAAAACCTAATTCAGTGGCGAAAGTAGAGTGCATGGTTAGTAAGCTAGAGGATAACTTAGAAATAAAAGTAGATAGTTATAGCTATTATATAAATGAAAAAGATATGGTAGAGGTCGATTTAATAGGAATGGTAGTTCAATTCTATGAGACATTAAATTAA